Proteins found in one Canis aureus isolate CA01 chromosome 19, VMU_Caureus_v.1.0, whole genome shotgun sequence genomic segment:
- the LRTM1 gene encoding leucine-rich repeat and transmembrane domain-containing protein 1: MKGDLLLLCGVIVLLQGVCGCPEKCRCHSSSHSVDCSQQGLAEIPSDLPPQTLTLHLQDNQIQQLPAFAFRSVPQLTTLNLCNNSLSNLAPGAFQGLHHLKVLNLTQNSLHSLESRLFHSLPQLRELDLSSNNITHLPTSLGKVWENLTVFAVQQNQLQQLDRALLESMPSVRLLFLKDNLWKCNCHLLSLKLWLEKFIYKGGITDSVICASPDTWKGKELLKIPHELYQPCPFPSLDVGSLRGQQLGSAHQPVPKPPESHSTGERDHPECELKPKPRPANLRHAVATVIITGVVCGIVCLMMLAAAIYGCTYAAVTAQYHGGRLAQTNEPVKMEGKELYDSSPA, from the exons TGCTCTGCGGTGTGATTGTCCTGCTCCAGGGGGTGTGTGGCTGCCCGGAGAAGTGCCGCTGTCACTCATCCTCACATTCTGTAGACTGCAGCCAGCAGGGTCTGGCTGAAATCCCTTCTGATTTGCCTCCGCAGACTCTAACGCTGCACTTGCAAGATAACCAGATACAGCAGCTTCCTGCTTTCGCATTTAGGTCAGTGCCCCAGCTAACGACCCTGAACCTGTGCAACAATTCCCTTTCAAACCTGGCCCCCGGAGCTTTCCAGGGACTTCATCACTTGAAGGTCTTAAACCTAACCCAGAACTCCCTGCACTCTCTGGAAAGCAGACTTTTCCACTCCCTCCCACAGCTGAGGGAGCTTGATTTGTCATCAAACAACATAAcccaccttcccacctccctgggTAAGGTTTGGGAGAACCTAACCGTATTTGCAGTTCAACAAAACCAGCTTCAGCAGCTTGATCGAGCACTCTTAGAATCCATGCCCAGTGTGAGGCTTTTATTTCTCAAGGACAACCTCTGGAAATGCAATTGCCACTTGCTCAGTCTTAAACTCTGGCTGGAGAAATTTATCTATAAAG ggggaataACAGATAGTGTCATCTGTGCATCACCGGACACCTGGAAGGGAAAGGAGCTCCTGAAGATCCCTCATGAGCTATATCAGCCCTGCCCTTTCCCTTCTCTGGATGTGGGGTCCTTGAGGGGACAGCAGCTGGGTTCTGCCCACCAGCCTGTCCCCAAGCCTCCTGAGAGCCACAGCACAGGGGAGCGAGACCACCCAGAGTGTGAGCTCAAACCCAAGCCAAGGCCAGCCAACCTGCGTCACGCTGTGGCCACTGTCATCATCACTGGGGTTGTGTGTGGGATCGTGTGTCTCATGATGTTGGCGGCTGCCATCTACGGATGCACCTATGCAGCTGTCACAGCCCAGTACCATGGGGGACGCTTGGCTCAGACCAATGAGCCTGtgaagatggaaggaaaagagCTCTATGACAGCTCACCAGCCTGA